The window TGAGGCTCCAAGTCGAAGTTGGTTTATCCCATCTGGGATCTGGTTGTCCTCAAATAGTCTAATTGATCCAGAATTTCCTCCTGAAAGAATTTCTGTGTCTATATTAAAAAGATTGCTTATTTTATTTTTTATAAGGACTAGTTTTTCTAAAATCTCTTTGCTGGGAATAACGGCACCATAACAGCTTAGATTTGTTCCCAATCCCAAAAGTTTTACATTTTTTAACTGTGCTATTTCAGCAACTGTCTCTAAGATCTCTTTTTCATAAAAAAGTCCCTCTCTCAAGTCTCCTAAATCAATCATGAGGATCAAGTCAATTATTTTATTCTGATTACTAGCCTGCTCTGATAATTTTTTTATTGTGAAAATTTCAGACACCAGGACAATATCGGAATATCTCACAACATCATCTGCCTGGCTTGGCATGGGGATTCGTAAAAGCATTTTTTTACACTTTATTTCTTTTAGTTTTTCTAAGTTTTCAACTCTTGAATCAGCGATTATTTCTATGCCTGAGTCAACAAGAGACTGTGCAATATAAGGATTTCCACAAACAACCTTTGTCACCCCTGCTATTTTTATACCTTTTCTGGCAGATTCCTTCACTAGTCTAGAGCTGTTATACTTTATTTTTTTTATGTCTATTTTTAATTTTGGGTATGGCATTTTAACTCCTTTAGAGTATCTAGGAAAAATTTTAACCAACAGGGGTATATCCTCTGCCGTTTTAGTTTTCCCTCTTTGTATTTAAGTCTAAGAAAAAGCTGT is drawn from Ilyobacter polytropus DSM 2926 and contains these coding sequences:
- the orr gene encoding ornithine racemase Orr, which codes for MPYPKLKIDIKKIKYNSSRLVKESARKGIKIAGVTKVVCGNPYIAQSLVDSGIEIIADSRVENLEKLKEIKCKKMLLRIPMPSQADDVVRYSDIVLVSEIFTIKKLSEQASNQNKIIDLILMIDLGDLREGLFYEKEILETVAEIAQLKNVKLLGLGTNLSCYGAVIPSKEILEKLVLIKNKISNLFNIDTEILSGGNSGSIRLFEDNQIPDGINQLRLGASIILGIGIDHLPINGLSADTFILEAEIIELRKKPSKPIGKQGLDAFGNKPSFIDMGIRSKAICAIGRQDVNPEDVSPLDDKINILGGSSDHLILDVTDSEKSLSVGDTIKFRVNYGGCLSLMTSPYVYKDFSDS